A single window of Leptolyngbya ohadii IS1 DNA harbors:
- a CDS encoding DUF1643 domain-containing protein, with protein MKNSRGSSQAVLESTALEKTILPSGAVFDVTGDYRYLLWRTWNADAPRLTFVMLNPSTADADCNDPTIRRCIQFAQTWGYGSLKVVNLFGFKATHPKILQQASDPIGTENDRHLLTAVQSSDRIVIAWGNWGTLANRDRMVMDLIRDYGVYCLGVNRSGQPKHPLYLSGKTVPILFCQ; from the coding sequence GTGAAAAATTCTCGTGGTTCTTCCCAGGCTGTTCTAGAAAGTACTGCTCTAGAAAAAACGATTTTGCCCAGCGGTGCAGTATTTGACGTTACAGGTGACTATCGCTATCTTCTCTGGCGCACCTGGAACGCAGATGCTCCTCGCCTCACCTTTGTCATGCTCAATCCCAGCACCGCCGACGCCGATTGCAACGACCCAACCATTCGCCGCTGTATCCAGTTCGCTCAAACCTGGGGCTACGGTTCTCTCAAGGTTGTGAATCTCTTTGGCTTCAAAGCCACCCATCCCAAAATCTTGCAGCAGGCATCCGACCCTATCGGCACAGAAAACGATCGCCACTTACTCACCGCAGTCCAGTCATCCGATCGAATTGTCATTGCCTGGGGAAACTGGGGCACGTTAGCCAACCGCGATCGAATGGTCATGGATCTGATTCGGGATTATGGGGTGTATTGTCTGGGCGTTAATCGGTCGGGGCAGCCGAAACATCCGCTTTATCTTTCTGGAAAAACGGTGCCGATTCTGTTCTGCCAATAA
- the ppk1 gene encoding polyphosphate kinase 1: protein MARSKKAASRFLSVTSSPQDQISAGIPVSQAMTPGTPGGGVEIEPQHYFSQELSWLEFHHRVLHEAIDPRTPLLERVKFMAICCSNLDEFFMVRVAALKEQIEAGVTRRSPDGYTPQEQLQVIAQRLRPLVEEQQQQFEQVLRPQLAAQGIYLLDYTDLTLTQQSYLEQYFDDRIFPVLTPLAIDPGHPVPYISNLSLNLAIIVRDNETKEEQFARVRVPEGLPRFILLPPEFLPSEVLSSEILPSEFSPSRREANAPIWTGVPVEQAIAHNLRALFPGMEILAAHLFCVTRDADLELEEDEADDLLEAIEEELRKRRLGGRVVRLEIEASAPDRLKQALMEELELTDLDVYPLEGVMCLRDVMSLTTLPLPELKVSSWTPVTPPSLRQGLERSDRLKRSEKGEERQDIFSILRQRDILLHHPYHSFSASVQQFICQAANDPDVLAIKTTLYRTTEDSPIVNALITAAEKGKQVAVLIELKARFDEENNITWARKLEEAGVHVVYGLVGLKTHTKIILVVRQEAEEIRRYVHIGTGDYNHQTARFYTDLGLLSSREDLGADITDLFNYLTGYSRQQHYRRLLVAPVNLRDRFLALIRREIQHCQQGRPGRIVAQMNALTDPPIINALYEASQAGVQIDLIVRGICCLCPGLREVSDRIRVISIVGRYLEHSRIFYFHNGGKEEIYIGSADWMPRNLDRRIEAVTPIDDPLLMKDLQEILGILLSDNRHAWDLYPNGQYVQRQPRSKHDERDAQTIFMQMAASPLK from the coding sequence ATGGCTCGATCGAAAAAGGCTGCATCCCGATTTCTATCCGTAACGTCCTCACCGCAGGATCAGATATCCGCTGGAATTCCGGTTTCTCAGGCAATGACACCCGGTACGCCCGGCGGAGGGGTAGAGATTGAACCGCAGCACTATTTCAGTCAGGAATTGAGCTGGCTGGAGTTCCATCATCGCGTGTTGCATGAGGCGATCGACCCCCGGACTCCGCTATTGGAACGAGTGAAATTCATGGCGATCTGCTGCTCAAACCTGGACGAATTCTTTATGGTGCGGGTGGCAGCCCTGAAGGAGCAGATTGAAGCCGGAGTGACGAGACGATCACCGGATGGCTATACGCCCCAGGAGCAGCTTCAGGTAATTGCCCAGCGGCTTCGTCCTTTGGTGGAAGAACAGCAGCAGCAGTTTGAGCAGGTCTTGCGTCCCCAGCTTGCCGCCCAGGGAATTTATCTGCTGGACTACACCGATCTGACCCTGACGCAGCAGAGCTATCTGGAGCAGTATTTTGACGATCGCATTTTCCCGGTGCTGACTCCGCTGGCGATCGATCCGGGACATCCCGTTCCCTATATCTCGAATCTCAGCCTCAATCTTGCCATCATCGTGCGGGATAACGAAACGAAGGAGGAGCAGTTTGCGCGGGTGCGCGTGCCGGAGGGTCTGCCGCGTTTTATTCTGTTGCCGCCTGAATTCTTGCCCTCTGAAGTCTTGTCCTCTGAAATCTTGCCCTCTGAATTTTCGCCCAGCCGACGGGAAGCCAATGCGCCAATCTGGACAGGGGTTCCGGTGGAGCAGGCGATCGCCCATAATCTGAGGGCACTGTTTCCGGGAATGGAAATTCTGGCGGCGCATCTGTTTTGCGTGACGCGCGATGCGGATCTGGAACTGGAAGAAGACGAGGCGGACGATCTGCTGGAGGCGATCGAGGAAGAGCTTCGCAAGCGGCGATTGGGCGGTCGGGTAGTGCGGCTGGAAATTGAAGCCAGTGCGCCCGATCGGTTAAAGCAGGCTTTGATGGAGGAACTGGAACTCACCGATCTGGACGTTTATCCGCTAGAGGGCGTGATGTGCCTGCGGGATGTGATGAGCCTGACGACGCTGCCCCTGCCGGAACTAAAGGTGTCTTCCTGGACTCCGGTGACTCCGCCCTCACTGCGCCAGGGATTGGAGCGATCGGATAGATTGAAGCGATCGGAGAAAGGGGAGGAGAGACAGGATATCTTTTCAATCCTGCGGCAGCGGGACATTTTGCTACACCATCCCTATCATTCATTCAGCGCATCCGTGCAGCAGTTTATCTGTCAAGCCGCGAACGACCCAGATGTGCTGGCGATCAAGACGACTCTGTACCGCACCACGGAAGATTCGCCGATCGTCAATGCCCTGATCACCGCCGCCGAGAAGGGCAAACAGGTCGCCGTACTGATTGAGCTAAAAGCTCGCTTTGACGAAGAGAACAACATTACCTGGGCAAGAAAGCTCGAAGAGGCAGGGGTTCACGTCGTCTATGGCTTGGTCGGCTTGAAGACCCACACAAAAATTATTCTGGTCGTGCGGCAGGAGGCAGAGGAGATTCGCCGCTATGTTCACATTGGCACAGGCGACTATAACCACCAGACCGCCCGTTTTTACACCGATCTGGGACTGCTGAGCAGTCGGGAAGACCTGGGCGCAGACATCACGGATTTGTTTAACTACCTGACGGGCTATTCGCGGCAGCAGCATTACCGCAGACTGCTGGTAGCTCCGGTGAACCTGCGCGATCGTTTCCTTGCCCTCATCCGGAGAGAAATACAGCACTGTCAGCAGGGCAGACCGGGACGAATTGTTGCCCAAATGAATGCCCTCACCGACCCGCCCATTATCAATGCCCTCTACGAAGCATCCCAGGCGGGAGTACAGATTGACCTGATTGTGCGGGGAATTTGCTGCCTCTGTCCCGGCTTGCGAGAGGTGAGCGATCGGATTCGCGTCATCAGCATTGTCGGACGCTATCTGGAACACTCGCGCATTTTCTATTTCCACAACGGCGGCAAAGAAGAGATCTACATCGGCAGTGCGGACTGGATGCCCCGCAACCTCGATCGCCGCATCGAAGCCGTGACCCCGATCGATGACCCCCTGCTCATGAAAGATCTTCAGGAAATCCTGGGCATCCTGCTCTCCGATAATCGCCATGCCTGGGATCTGTACCCAAACGGACAGTATGTGCAGCGTCAGCCGCGATCGAAACACGACGAGCGGGACGCGCAGACAATCTTTATGCAGATGGCAGCCTCGCCGCTAAAGTAA
- a CDS encoding PspA/IM30 family protein codes for MGLFDRVSRVVRANLNAAVSSAEDPEKILDQAIIDMQEDLVQLRQAVATAIASQKRTQQQVNQANSEAENWQRRAKLALEKGDETLAREALSRRKTNLETAAALQGQLDQQAGTVDTLKRNLIALEGKISEAKTKKDMLKARASAAKANEQLQKTVGNLGTSSAMGAFERMEDKVLQMEARSQAAAELAGADLESQFAQLEAGNDVDDELAALKEQLLTGSSPSQAQLPGTQTTAPASSPSAPKDAAVDAELEDLKRQLDQL; via the coding sequence ATGGGACTATTTGACCGTGTCAGCCGCGTGGTTCGGGCGAACCTGAACGCTGCCGTCAGTTCGGCTGAAGATCCAGAGAAGATTCTCGATCAGGCAATTATTGACATGCAGGAAGACCTGGTGCAGTTGCGTCAGGCAGTGGCAACGGCGATCGCCAGCCAGAAGCGGACTCAGCAGCAGGTGAACCAGGCAAACAGCGAGGCAGAGAACTGGCAGCGACGGGCAAAACTGGCGTTGGAGAAAGGCGATGAGACTCTGGCGCGGGAAGCACTCAGCCGCCGGAAAACCAACCTGGAAACCGCAGCGGCACTTCAGGGACAGCTCGATCAGCAGGCGGGCACGGTGGATACTCTGAAGCGCAACCTGATCGCTCTGGAAGGCAAGATCTCCGAGGCGAAAACCAAGAAAGATATGCTCAAAGCCAGAGCCAGCGCCGCAAAGGCAAACGAGCAGCTTCAGAAAACCGTGGGCAACCTGGGCACCAGCAGTGCGATGGGTGCCTTTGAGCGAATGGAAGACAAAGTGCTGCAAATGGAAGCCCGATCGCAGGCAGCAGCCGAACTGGCGGGAGCCGATCTGGAAAGTCAGTTTGCCCAGCTTGAAGCAGGCAACGATGTGGATGACGAACTAGCGGCACTGAAGGAACAGTTGCTCACAGGCTCTAGCCCCAGCCAGGCACAATTGCCCGGAACCCAAACGACTGCCCCTGCCTCCAGCCCATCTGCTCCGAAGGATGCCGCTGTAGATGCAGAACTGGAAGACCTGAAGCGACAGCTAGACCAGCTTTAG
- a CDS encoding dinitrogenase iron-molybdenum cofactor biosynthesis protein encodes MTEQRISNEVALRIALAARALPEVSIGDLIEALQSNLGDDLTEEFLSKITVTQLKTAFGNTYDLDGEEDGEDARSQDIAAFKEAVRILWGGASEEDRLPAIESHEEGEMPHSLRIAVASNNAEQLDGHFGSCLRYLIYQLSAEELRLIDIRSALEADLSDDKNGFRVNLIRDCHVLYIVSIGGPAAAKVIKAGIYPMKLEQGGSARSILTDLQQVILTSPPPWLAKVLGVAAGDRVKNYRAEEGAVKDKIAETV; translated from the coding sequence ATGACTGAGCAGCGTATTTCTAACGAGGTTGCGCTAAGGATTGCCTTGGCTGCAAGAGCTTTACCCGAAGTTTCGATCGGCGATTTAATCGAGGCTTTGCAATCGAATCTAGGGGACGATTTAACCGAAGAATTCTTGAGCAAAATCACCGTCACTCAGCTTAAAACTGCCTTTGGTAATACCTACGATCTGGACGGAGAAGAAGACGGAGAAGATGCTCGCAGTCAGGATATTGCAGCATTCAAGGAAGCCGTGCGAATTCTCTGGGGCGGCGCATCCGAAGAAGATCGATTACCCGCGATCGAATCCCATGAAGAGGGGGAAATGCCCCATTCGCTGCGGATTGCAGTTGCCTCTAACAATGCCGAACAGCTCGACGGACATTTTGGCTCCTGTTTGCGCTATTTAATCTATCAGCTTTCCGCCGAAGAACTGCGATTAATTGATATTCGCTCGGCGTTAGAAGCTGATTTGTCCGACGATAAAAACGGATTTCGGGTGAATTTAATTCGCGACTGTCATGTGCTTTATATCGTGTCGATCGGGGGTCCAGCCGCTGCAAAAGTAATTAAAGCAGGGATCTATCCCATGAAGCTAGAACAGGGTGGATCGGCACGATCGATCCTAACTGATTTGCAGCAGGTGATTTTGACTTCTCCGCCACCGTGGTTGGCTAAGGTACTCGGCGTTGCGGCAGGCGATCGGGTGAAAAACTATCGGGCAGAGGAAGGGGCTGTGAAAGACAAGATTGCTGAAACAGTTTAG